One Salvelinus namaycush isolate Seneca chromosome 4, SaNama_1.0, whole genome shotgun sequence genomic window carries:
- the LOC120046052 gene encoding protein dpy-30 homolog isoform X1, whose amino-acid sequence MAEDHTGMDQSMESHTAKIEDTERSNTEKMSKQKVDLQSLPTRAYLDQTVVPVLLQGLSVLAKERPHNPIEFLAAHLLQNKSQYEDRI is encoded by the exons ATGGCAGAAG ATCACACGGGCATGGATCAGAGCATGGAGAGTCATACAGCT AAGATCGAGGATACCGAGAGGTCCAACACAGAGAAGATGTCTAAACAGAAAGTGGATCTTCAGTCTCTCCCAACACGGGCATATCTGGACCAGACTGTGGTGCCAGTCCTTCTACAGGGGCTCTCTGTGTTAGCCAAAGAACG GCCTCATAATCCCATTGAATTTCTAGCTGCACATCTCCTCCAGAACAAGTCTCAATATGAGGACCGCATCTAA
- the LOC120046052 gene encoding protein dpy-30 homolog isoform X2 produces MAEDHTGMDQSMESHTAIEDTERSNTEKMSKQKVDLQSLPTRAYLDQTVVPVLLQGLSVLAKERPHNPIEFLAAHLLQNKSQYEDRI; encoded by the exons ATGGCAGAAG ATCACACGGGCATGGATCAGAGCATGGAGAGTCATACAGCT ATCGAGGATACCGAGAGGTCCAACACAGAGAAGATGTCTAAACAGAAAGTGGATCTTCAGTCTCTCCCAACACGGGCATATCTGGACCAGACTGTGGTGCCAGTCCTTCTACAGGGGCTCTCTGTGTTAGCCAAAGAACG GCCTCATAATCCCATTGAATTTCTAGCTGCACATCTCCTCCAGAACAAGTCTCAATATGAGGACCGCATCTAA